In Corylus avellana chromosome ca2, CavTom2PMs-1.0, the following proteins share a genomic window:
- the LOC132169955 gene encoding uncharacterized protein LOC132169955, translated as MASSSQSTVDPETSKPTIQNLIDSLTKSKNLLEDVKTKDSLKKLIAGLKDIEPFLMKSGQNIVVGARLETVLGRIHILSNNLGAYVGQIFAFPAGQLHQEEVASLNKIVSKLKSQLTVNKEISESIIPNLVNHLTKVVKKLQTSTEKVKGNDKDNMLEHLKKLLMSTEKVQGYDKNKMLEHLNKLIANLDKIKRFFMNSGQDIAEGAQVKNVLESILHKLSNCLKTVCGLKVALRAVLELKTEFEKLNEIVSKLERQEETKSKILNLVDRLRTEAENLINSSDNKAKARGVLVKSVLERTFSAEKLYDLGTDDDGKKVDHLPAMKAKLDELMTLIRLKDQVLSAKSGDGSTKVSEISETIIPGVVKRLQLANMYSQKAQSAVEAEGEGADKGEDTGKELKKLTNDLSYIRSFLKNMEDNSKSLSNKVKTFEDNATVFVNALIRHSDFQESQTELQGQQQGSQTELQDQELKAKIRVLNKVVMKLKHQISSSNKLSPTDSDADWYKKVMSEFDHSQVLDILPVLHQDDQKFKSSQFKSSPAFRDFRKVYENLKLRTKLCLLCFAVIPENEVVKKRFMTHWWFGEGFVSSLDDNAADQIFEELVNKNCIEPVDEKYKYVVDSYKMNPLIRSAVILLAKEAQFFDFDDKNNPSAIFHKSYRACLVDEFKYGELFKSKIDLTGKNGSKRKNEGSGHEQGPTSSASDSGPKLKLDPEKLQVIFNVNEPYPDVFDLEWFSKLKNVKVLYLGRWQTSAKHHIEVEGIDFLTGLKSMKLLRFLSLQGISRITKLPDSVSKLVNLTILDLRACHNLEAIPSGIGSLKSLTHLDISECYLVDYMPKEIISLSKLQVLKGFVISHHDSRANPNCSLEDLSKLRELRKLSIYTSSNIFPEDKDVTTLERFVGLRKLTITWGAGAFLPKSDNNAKKEKGAPQATEDKKTRGVDGTQPIAATGKSAEESEEKKRQARDAAQPIAAAAKSPEESEEKKRQARDAAQPIAAAAKSPEESEEKKRQARDAAQPIAVAAKSPEESEEKKRQATDAAQPIAAAAKSPEESEEKERQARDAAQPIAATAKSPAESEEKKGQDRDAAQPIAATAKSPEESEDKIRQDRDAAQPIAATAKSPEQSEEKKRQDRDAAQPITTTVTTTLKNSGDNKNVSQPRERSTMNPENVGDNRKPGVIEKLEKLDLKCYPGTIAPIWLQPRNLPDLKKLYIRGGTLQNLSSDKWEKVEALRLKFLSNLKMDYKMLRSSFPKLIYLENFKCPNLTYFPCNEKGIVWLK; from the exons ATGGCGAGTTCGTCTCAGTCGACCGTTGATCCGGAAACAAGCAAGCCCACTATCCAAAATCTTATCGACAGCCTCACAAAATCCAAGAACTTGCTCGAGGATGTCAAGACGAAGGACAGTTTGAAGAAGTTAATTGCAGGTCTGAAGGATATAGAACCGTTCTTAATGAAATCCGGGCAAAACATTGTCGTTGGAGCCCGACTCGAAACTGTTTTAGGAAGGATCCACATACTCTCCAACAATTTGGGAGCCTATGTTGGTCAAATATTTGCCTTTCCAGCAGGGCAACTTCATCAAGAAGAGGTTGCATCACTCAACAAGATTGTCTCCAAGCTGAAGTCCCAG CTGACTGTTAATAAGGAAATAAGCGAGTCCATTATCCCAAATCTTGTCAATCACCTCACCAAAGTTGTTAAGAAGTTGCAGACGAGCACCGAGAAAGTCAAGGGAAATGATAAAGACAACATGTTGGAGCATCTGAAGAAGTTGCTGATGAGCACCGAGAAAGTCCAAGGatatgataaaaacaaaatgttggAGCATCTGAATAAGTTAATTGCGAATCtggataaaataaaaaggttctTCATGAACTCCGGGCAGGACATTGCCGAAGGAGCCCAAGTCAAAAATGTTTTAGAAAGTATCCTCCACAAACTCTCCAACTGTTTGAAAACCGTTTGTGGTCTAAAAGTTGCCTTGCGAGCAGTACTAGAACTCAAAACTGAGTTTGAAAAACTCAACGAGATTGTCTCCAAGCTTGAGCGCCAG gaAGAAACCAAGTCCAAAATCCTAAATCTTGTCGACCGCCTCAGAACTGAAGCCGAGAACTTGATTAACTCCAGTGACAACAAGGCCAAGGCCAGAGGAGTCCTCGTCAAATCTGTTTTAGAAAGGACCTTCTCAGCTGAAAAGCTCTACGATTTGGGAACTGATGATGATGGTAAAAAAGTTGATCACTTGCCAGCAATGAAAGCCAAGCTTGACGAACTCATGACTCTCATAAGGCTGAAGGACCAG GTACTATCGGCGAAATCTGGAGATGGTTCTACGAAAGTTTCGGAAATAAGCGAGACCATTATCCCCGGTGTTGTGAAGCGCCTCCAGCTAGCCAATATGTACTCCCAGAAAGCTCAGAGCGCGGTCGAGGCCGAGGGCGAGGGCGCGGACAAGGGAGAGGACACGGGCAAAGAACTAAAGAAGCTAACGAATGATCTGAGTTACATAAGAAGTTTCCTGAAGAACATGGAGGACAATTCGAAGAGCTTAAGCAACAAAGTTAAGACCTTCGAGGACAATGCCACTGTCTTCGTCAACGCTCTTATACGGCACAGCGACTTTCAAGAATCGCAAACTGAACTTCAAGGCCAACAACAAGGATCACAAACTGAACTTCAAGACCAAGAACTCAAAGCCAAGATTCGCGTACTCAATAAGGTTGTCATGAAGTTGAAGCACCAGATCTCCTCGTCGAATAAATTGTCTCCCACAGACTCTGATGCCGACTGGTACAAGAAGGTCATGAGCGAGTTTGATCACAGCCAAGTGCTTGATATATTGCCTGTCTTACATCAAGATGACCAAAAATTTAAGAGCAGCCAATTTAAGAGCAGCCCAGCCTTCCGAGACTTTCGGAAAGTTTATGAGAATCTGAAGCTCCGTACAAAGCTGTGCTTGTTGTGTTTTGCTGTAATTCCGGAAAACGAGGTTGTGAAGAAGAGGTTTATGACACATTGGTGGTTTGGAGAAGGCTTTGTTAGCTCACTGGATGACAACGCTGCTGATCAAATCTTTGAAGAGCTGGTGAACAAGAACTGCATTGAGCCCGTAGATGAGAAGTACAAGTATGTCGTGGACAGCTATAAGATGAATCCTTTGATTCGTTCTGCGGTGATTCTGCTTGCCAAGGAAGCTCAGTTCTTTGATTTTGATGACAAAAACAATCCCAGTGCCATTTTTCACAAGTCTTACCGGGCGTGTTTAGTCGATGAATTTAAGTATGGAGAattatttaaaagtaaaatcgACTTGACTGGTAAAAATGGAtcgaaaaggaaaaatgaaggGAGTGGCCATGAACAAGGGCCAACTTCCTCTGCATCCGATTCTGGGCCAAAGTTGAAGTTGGATCCAGAGAAACTGCAAGTAATATTCAACGTCAATGAGCCTTATCCTGATGTTTTTGATTTGGAGTGGTTTTCAAAGTTGAAGAATGTCAAGGTTCTTTATTTGGGAAGGTGGCAGACCTCAGCTAAGCATCATATTGAAGTAGAGGGCATTGATTTCTTGACAGGGTTGAAAAGTATGAAACTTTTAAGGTTTCTCAGCCTTCAAGGAATTTCTAGAATTACCAAGCTTCCTGATTCTGTATCTAAGCTCGTAAATTTGACGATCTTGGATCTTAGAGCCTGTCACAATCTAGAGGCAATTCCAAGTGGAATCGGCTCACTCAAGAGTCTGACACACTTGGACATATCTGAATGTTACCTGGTTGATTACATGCCCAAAGAgattatctctctctctaagctccaAGTTCTTAAAGGGTTTGTAATCAGTCACCACGACTCACGTGCAAATCCTAACTGTAGTCTTGAAGATTTGTCAAAATTGCGCGAGCTAAGGAAATTGAGCATCTACACAAGCTCGAATATCTTCCCTGAAGATAAAGATGTGACCACTCTTGAACGTTTTGTAGGGCTTCGAAAGCTGACAATTACTTGGGGAGCGGGAGCTTTTCTACCCAAATCAGACAACAATGCTAAGAAAGAAAAGGGTGCACCACAAGCAACGGAAGATAAGAAAACACGAGGCGTGGATGGGACACAACCAATTGCAGCAACCGGAAAGAGTGCAGAGGAaagtgaagaaaagaaaaggcaagcCAGGGATGCAGCACAACCAATTGCAGCAGCCGCCAAGAGTCCAGAGGAaagtgaagaaaagaaaaggcaagcCAGGGATGCAGCACAACCAATTGCAGCAGCCGCCAAGAGTCCAGAGGAaagtgaagaaaagaaaaggcaagcCAGGGATGCAGCACAACCAATTGCAGTAGCCGCCAAGAGTCCAGAGGAaagtgaagaaaagaaaaggcaagcCACGGATGCAGCACAACCAATTGCGGCAGCCGCCAAGAGTCCAGAGGAAAGTGAAGAAAAGGAAAGGCAAGCCAGGGATGCAGCACAACCAATTGCAGCAACCGCCAAGAGTCCAGCGGAaagtgaagaaaagaaagggcaAGACAGGGATGCAGCACAACCAATTGCAGCAACCGCCAAGAGTCCAGAGGAAAGTGAAGACAAGATAAGGCAAGACAGGGATGCAGCACAACCAATTGCAGCAACTGCCAAGAGTCCAGAGCAaagtgaagaaaagaaaaggcaagacAGGGATGCAGCACAACCAATAACTACAACGGTCACCACAACTCTGAAAAACAGTGGGGATAACAAAAATGTGTCACAACCAAGGGAACGAAGCACCATGAATCCCGAGAATGTTGGAGATAATAGAAAACCAGGAGTTATTGAGAAACTAGAGAAATTGGATTTGAAGTGTTACCCTGGTACGATAGCACCCATTTGGTTGCAGCCTAGAAATCTTCCAGATCTAAAGAAACTCTACATCAGAGGAGGGACCCTCCAAAATCTAAGTTCAGACAAGTGGGAGAAAGTTGAGGCACTACGTCTCAAGTTCTTGAGTAACTTAAAGATGGATTATAAAATGCTCCGGTCATCATTTCCAAAATTGATCTACTTGGAGAATTTCAAATGCCCTAACCTTACTTATTTTCCGTGCAATGAGAAAGGAATAGTATGGCTGAAGTAA
- the LOC132169957 gene encoding transcription factor MYB4-like — protein MEKASPHAERKMPLRKGAWSPEEDQKLTDYIKRFGIWNWSQMPEPAGLARSGKSCRLRWLNYLRPGIKRGNFSKEEEETILKWHQVLGNRWSAIASKLAGRTDNEIKNHWHTRLKKCFKNNLAPTTVSDIDVDQNGLSGIDPKVSDDHLDGSLGIPISVPHLFMADDLSSSSSTDPPHPAVEKDGNQSTEENFGSSNAFEELQSLWEQPFSLEEYLCMVETEPGIMAPTSAVWLQEPIYPSISYDGTAMGFGI, from the exons ATGGAGAAGGCTAGTCCCCATGCTGAGAGGAAGATGCCTTTGAGAAAAGGCGCATGGAGTCCTGAAGAAGATCAGAAGCTGACAGATTATATTAAGCGATTTGGCATTTGGAATTGGAGTCAAATGCCAGAGCCTGCCG GTCTGGCAAGGTCTGGGAAGAGTTGCAGACTCCGTTGGTTGAACTATCTAAGGCCAGGTATTAAGCGTGGAAACTTCAGCAAGGAAGAGGAGGAAACCATACTCAAGTGGCATCAAGTGTTGGGAAACCG ATGGTCTGCAATTGCATCAAAGCTTGCTGGGAGAACagacaatgaaataaaaaatcactggCACACTCGCTTGAAAAAGTGCTTTAAGAACAATTTGGCACCAACAACTGTATCCGACATTGATGTTGACCAGAATGGTTTATCTGGGATTGATCCGAAAGTGTCAGATGATCACTTGGATGGCTCTTTGGGAATACCGATTTCAGTACCGCACCTATTCATGGCTGATGATCTCTCTTCTTCATCAAGCACTGACCCCCCTCACCCTGCTGTTGAAAAAGATGGAAACCAAAGCACGGAGGAGAATTTTGGTTCATCGAATGCATTTGAAGAACTCCAAAGTTTATGGGAGCAGCCATTTTCATTGGAGGAGTACTTGTGCATGGTGGAGACAGAGCCCGGAATTATGGCTCCAACTAGTGCGGTGTGGCTCCAGGAGCCCATATATCCGTCCATTTCTTATGATGGCACGGCGATGGGCTTTGggatttaa
- the LOC132170870 gene encoding protein PLANT CADMIUM RESISTANCE 11 — translation MGDLEKRERAEEEEEEKERFLEGMAVLDFDMLCSTVALQAQQGKWRSFENVGEEEQEEGGEFGGVLRMWEGEVQDCFEDRRIAIESACCPCYRFGKNMRRAGFGYCFIQGTVYFILAASALLNWVAFIVTKRHFFLYLAVAFTISLGTYLGFFRTQIKKKFNIRGRDSSLDDCIYHLVCPCCTLCQESRTLEMNNVQDGTWHGRGDTICIGGFGEGSKAFFELQQPPIVSIKSPEPCSMPKSTDGSDPAAT, via the exons ATGGGGGATTTGGAGAAGCGAGAGAgggcggaggaggaggaggaagagaaggagagGTTTCTGGAGGGAATGGCGGTGCTGGATTTCGACATGCTGTGCTCGACGGTAGCTTTGCAGGCACAGCAAGGGAAATGGAGGAGCTTCGAGAACGTtggagaagaagaacaagaagagggAGGGGAGTTCGGTGGGGTTCTGAGGATGTGGGAGGGTGAGGTCCAGGATTGCTTCGAAGACCGTCGCATCGCTATCGAATCGGCTTG TTGTCCGTGCTACAGATTTGGGAAGAACATGAGACGAGCTGGTTTTGGTTATTGTTTTATTCAG GGAACCGTTTATTTCATTCTTGCTGCTAGTGCACTTCTCAACTGGGTTGCCTTTATTGTCACCAAGAGGCACTTCTTTTTATATCTGGCAGTtgcttttactatttcattAGGAACATATTTGGGCTTTTTCCGTACCCAGATAAAGAAGAAATTTAACATCAGG GGTAGAGATAGTTCCTTGGATGATTGCATCTACCATCTTGTCTGCCCATGCTGCACATTATGCCAG GAGTCCAGAACATTGGAAATGAACAATGTCCAAGATGGAACTTGGCATGGTCGAGGTGACACAATATGCATTGGTGGCTTTGGCGAAGGAAGCAAAGCATTCTTTGAGCTTCAGCAACCTCCTATTGTATCAATTAAGTCCCCTGAGCCCTGCAGCATGCCAAAAAGTACAGATGGTAGTGATCCGGCTGCAACTTAA
- the LOC132169056 gene encoding E3 ubiquitin-protein ligase CSU1-like has protein sequence MPQRHSKNNNDLAFFTYDEKRKLGYGTQRERLGRDSIKPFDACCLCLKPLIDALCCLKGHVFCKECILECLLSQKKDIQRRLAAHATQQKQEKEEEEEKLMSQKARELDAFDQQNHGAVPQYSDKNHSQGKNGFHGANSVKVTSYEEEALRTMKAFWLPSATPEAPVKVEAPSINTICPQGNEKLKLKTLFPIFFTEDTSDQKKPKSLDKTYICPSCKATLTNTSSLVALSSCGHVFCKKCADKFMVVDKVCLVCNRGCKEKNLVKLEKGGTGFAAHGDHLDGTAFKHLGSGSGLGLTRPGKT, from the exons ATGCCGCAGAGGCACTCGAAGAACAACAATGACCTCGCGTTCTTCACGTACGACGAGAAGAGGAAGCTAGGGTACGGGACGCAGAGGGAGAGGCTGGGCAGAGACTCCATCAAGCCCTTCGACGCGTGCTGCCTCTGCCTGAAGCCCCTAATTGACGCCTTGTGCTGCCTCAAAGGTCATGTCTTCTGCAAGGAGTGCATTCTCGAGTGCCTTCTCTCCCAGAAGAAGGACATCCAGAG GAGGCTAGCTGCTCATGCTACTCAGCAGAAGcaagagaaagaagaggaagaagagaagttaATGTCGCAGAAAGCCAGAGAACTTGATGCATTTGATCAGCAAAACCATGGTGCAGTACCACAATACAGTGATAAAAACCACAGCCAAGGCAAGAATGGCTTCCATGGGGCGAATAGTGTGAAGGTCACTTCTTATGAAGAAGAAGCACTGCGGACAATGAAGGCATTTTGGCTGCCTTCTGCTACACCTGAAGCTCCTGTTAAAGTAGAGGCCCCCTCGATCAATACAATCTGTCCACAAGGCAACGAGAAACTCAAGCTGAAGACTCTCTTCCCTATATTCTTCACGGAAGACACTAGCGACCAGAAGAAACCCAAGTCTCTTGACAAGACCTATATATGCCCTAGCTGCAAGGCTACTTTGACCAACACATCTTCACTTGTGGCTCTTAGCTCGTGTGGACATGTCTTCTGCAAGAAGTGTGCTGATAAGTTTATGGTGGTTGATAAGGTTTGTCTGGTCTGCAACAGAGGATGTAAAGAGAAGAATTTGGTGAAGTTGGAAAAGGGAGGGACAGGCTTTGCTGCCCATGGAGATCATCTTGATGGAACGGCCTTTAAGCATTTGGGGAGTGGTTCAGGATTGGGCCTGACAAGACCTGGGAAGACTTGA
- the LOC132169057 gene encoding universal stress protein PHOS32-like: MASPKHATAITVQPSSPRFPASGTPTAGAQRKIGIAVDLSDESAFAVKWAVQNYLRPGDAVILVHVRPTSVLYGADWGAIDVAVVEDEQSQQKLENEFDAFTSTKANDLAQPLVEAQIPFKIHIVKDHDMKERLCLEVERLGLSTVIMGSRGFGASRRASKARLGSVSDYCVHHCVCPVVIVRFPDEKDVEKAVLEEDPEYHDALD; encoded by the coding sequence ATGGCTTCTCCGAAGCACGCAACGGCGATAACGGTGCAGCCGTCGTCGCCGAGGTTCCCGGCGAGCGGGACGCCAACGGCCGGGGCCCAGCGGAAGATCGGGATAGCCGTGGATCTGAGTGACGAGAGCGCCTTCGCGGTGAAATGGGCGGTACAGAACTATCTGCGGCCTGGGGACGCCGTGATCCTGGTTCACGTGCGGCCTACGAGCGTCCTTTACGGCGCGGACTGGGGCGCCATCGACGTGGCGGTGGTGGAGGACGAGCAGTCCCAGCAGAAGCTGGAGAACGAATTCGACGCTTTCACGTCCACCAAGGCCAACGACCTGGCGCAGCCCCTTGTGGAGGCTCAAATTCCCTTCAAGATCCACATCGTCAAGGACCACGACATGAAGGAGCGCCTCTGCCTCGAGGTGGAGCGCCTAGGTTTGAGCACTGTCATCATGGGCAGCCGCGGCTTCGGCGCCTCCCGCCGCGCCTCCAAGGCCCGGCTCGGCAGCGTAAGCGACTACTGCGTGCACCACTGCGTCTGCCCCGTCGTCATTGTTCGCTTCCCCGACGAGAAGGATGTAGAAAAGGCTGTTCTGGAGGAGGATCCGGAGTACCATGACGCATTGGATTAG
- the LOC132169958 gene encoding uncharacterized protein LOC132169958, which translates to MYNSGLTGLKRLYDQWNIQGFVLLSLWLQSILILFAPLKKRTRSWIVVLLSLVAYLVADWTVSVAVGLITYSQKEIHDQHGSRKFPNDKYADILAFWAPFLLLHHLPEQDSAGLWQRQFIGLLNRVVSAFTVFSQSLPRNRLSVPTILLFVAGTLKYGERTYALLQANPNKLRQSMVKAPGDPGPNYAKITEAYSGPKEANLPTKIELVESKFERYAAVDEGPLDDVKAVKHAYHFFQIFKGLIVDLILSFRVREESRLFFHKRNPEDAFKVLAVELNFMYEVFCTKAAVVHLIFGHLLVRFISWFAVVAALSIFYTIDKHDFRKIDVEITYTLFFGALGLDIIALLMLALSDWTAASIQNSPRRNFCIEAIKGCLLFLLRYYLKLKRINWGERKPSCLEYWARQVLHRRWSEYLNQYNLMHYCLKERPNKKRSCFDCFCRMVIYLFNLKDFYDSIIYVSKKPFEEKLWEFIFVQLKKKSKLAEPETAKRICSARGEWVLQNNDWTTEGSSKLMHYIVDVDFDQSLILWHIATDLCYHKNSDTDNQRDEESYSRREFCKTLSDYMLYLLIMQPTMMSAVADIGEIRFRDTCAEAIEFFTRILLPTGENDKALAEKIACEMILQVNTDVEPVAVKGDRSKSVLFDACILAKELNRLDYKKRWGIMSEVWVELLSYAASHCRPNTHVAQLSKGGELITFVWLLMAHFGLGDRFHISEGHAIAKLIVGK; encoded by the coding sequence ATGTATAACTCGGGCCTTACCGGATTGAAGAGGTTGTATGATCAATGGAACATCCAAGGTTTCGTTCTGTTAAGTCTCTGGTTACAGAGCATTCTAATTCTATTTGCACCACTCAAAAAGCGAACAAGAAGTTGGATAGTAGTGCTGCTGAGTTTGGTAGCTTACTTGGTGGCTGATTGGACAGTTAGCGTTGCAGTGGGACTTATAACCTACAGTCAAAAAGAGATTCATGATCAACATGGTTCTCGGAAATTCCCTAATGATAAATATGCTGACATTCTGGCGTTTTGGGCTCCCTTTCTTTTGTTGCACCATTTACCAGAACAGGATAGTGCCGGCCTCTGGCAAAGGCAATTCATTGGGCTCCTAAACCGGGTTGTCAGTGCTTTTACTGTCTTCAGCCAATCCCTTCCCAGAAACAGGTTATCGGTTCCCACTATCCTTCTGTTTGTCGCTGGAACTCTCAAGTATGGTGAGCGAACATATGCTTTATTACAAGCAAACCCGAATAAATTAAGGCAATCCATGGTTAAAGCACCTGGTGACCCAGGGCCGAACTATGCAAAGATCACGGAGGCATACTCTGGGCCGAAAGAGGCCAACCTCCCGACTAAGATAGAATTGGTAGAGTCAAAATTTGAACGTTATGCGGCAGTAGATGAAGGCCCACTGGATGACGTTAAGGCGGTGAAACATGCTTATCACTTCTTCCAAATCTTCAAGGGTCTCATCGTGGATCTCATCTTAAGTTTCCGCGTACGTGAAGAGAGCCGACTGTTTTTCCATAAAAGAAACCCGGAAGATGCCTTTAAAGTGCTAGCGGTTGAACTCAACTTCATGTATGAAGTTTTCTGTACGAAGGCTGCTGTGGTGCATTTAATATTTGGACACCTCCTTGTCCGGTTTATATCTTGGTTTGCGGTTGTGGCAGCCCTTTCAATCTTCTATACAATAGATAAGCATGATTTTCGCAAGATTGACGTTGAAATTACCTATACCTTGTTCTTTGGTGCACTAGGCTTGGATATAATTGCTCTCCTTATGCTGGCTCTCTCTGATTGGACTGCTGCTTCCATCCAGAACTCACCGAGGCGAAATTTCTGCATAGAAGCTATTAAGGGATGTCTCCTCTTTCTCCTCAGATACTATCTCAAGCTCAAGAGGATAAACTGGGGGGAAAGGAAACCAAGTTGCTTGGAGTACTGGGCTAGACAAGTCCTACACCGAAGGTGGTCTGAATATCTAAATCAATACAACTTGATGCATTATTGTCTCAAGGAGCGTCCAAACAAGAAGCGTAGTTGCTTCGATTGTTTTTGTCGTATGGTGATATATCTCTTCAACTTGAAGGATTTCTATGATTCGATTATATATGTGTCCAAGAAACCATTTGAAGAAAAGCTATGGGAATTCATCTTTGTTCAGCTAAAAAAGAAATCCAAGCTCGCAGAACCTGAAACTGCGAAGAGAATATGTTCAGCCCGAGGAGAATGGgttctacaaaataatgattggaCTACGGAGGGTAGCAGCAAGTTGATGCATTATATTGTGGACGTTGATTTTGATCAGAGTCTTATATTATGGCATATTGCTACAGATCTCTGCTATCATAAGAATAGTGACACGGACAATCAGAGGGATGAAGAAAGTTATAGTCGTCGTGAATTTTGTAAAACCCTTTCGGATTATATGTTATATCTTCTAATTATGCAGCCTACTATGATGTCTGCTGTAGCAGATATTGGCGAAATAAGATTCCGCGATACATGTGCCGAGGCCATAGAATTCTTTACCAGAATTCTCCTACCAACAGGAGAAAATGATAAAGCACTAGCGGAAAAAATTGCATGTGAAATGATCCTTCAAGTAAATACTGATGTGGAGCCTGTTGCTGTTAAGGGAGACAGAAGCAAATCTGTGTTGTTCGATGCATGTATTCTCGCAAAAGAGCTAAACAGATTGGATTACAAAAAGAGATGGGGTATAATGAGTGAAGTCTGGGTGGAATTGTTGTCTTATGCTGCAAGCCATTGCAGGCCCAATACTCATGTTGCTCAACTAAGCAAAGGAGGAGAGCTTATCACATTTGTTTGGTTATTAATGGCTCATTTTGGCTTAGGGGATCGGTTCCACATAAGTGAGGGCCATGCAATAGCAAAACTAATTGTGGGTAAGTAA